Proteins co-encoded in one Leptodactylus fuscus isolate aLepFus1 chromosome 4, aLepFus1.hap2, whole genome shotgun sequence genomic window:
- the LOC142201094 gene encoding putative G-protein coupled receptor 141, giving the protein MTSNGNSSACFIPPDAAKGILITLYCTVLILGTIGIIIMIFLLCRTNTRSVTITTIINLLVIHGIFILTVPFRIAYYIQGNWIFGFIFCRFISAMIHIHMYLSFVLYVALLSIRYVSYFKKKDKIEFYRKMHSVVASAAVWIIILLVVLPAFFLQYGTAQEKYRPDQCFGFQKEIERPFVIFVNYTVIAVIFLVVCILLIVQIFIIVKILKKLKRAALDHQEFWAQLKSLFFILVMIICLFPYHMFRIYYIKHTNDCFDYNEIFLGVTALSCLDLLSFALQTYFQKVCQHMTCSLKCLGLSLR; this is encoded by the coding sequence ATGACTTCTAATGGCAATTCCAGTGCCTGTTTTATACCACCTGATGCTGCTAAGGGTATCCTCATTACTCTCTACTGTACAGTGCTTATTCTTGGGACAATTGGAATCATCATAATGATATTTCTGTTGTGTAGAACCAACACTCGTTCTGTCACCATCACTACAATCATCAACCTACTAGTAATCCATGGCATCTTTATTCTCACGGTGCCCTTTCGGATTGCCTATTACATTCAGGGAAATTGGATATTTGGGTTTATATTTTGTAGGTTCATAAGTGCCATGATACACATCCATATGTATCTTTCCTTTGTACTTTATGTTGCTTTGCTCAGCATCAGATATGTCAGCTACTTCAAAAAAAAAGATAAGATTGAGTTCTACAGGAAAATGCATTCAGTGGTGGCCAGTGCCGCTGTCTGGATTATTATACTGCTTGTGGTTTTACCTGCGTTCTTCCTTCAGTATGGCACTGCTCAAGAAAAATATAGACCTGACCAGTGTTTTGGCTTCCAGAAGGAAATTGAGAGACCTTTTGTGATATTCGTGAACTACACTGTTATTGCAGTCATTTTCCTTGTCGTCTGTATTCTTCTGATTGTTCAGATCTTCATCATTGTAAAGATCCTGAAGAAACTGAAACGTGCAGCTTTAGATCATCAAGAATTTTGGGCTCAGCTGAAAAGTTTATTCTTCATTTTGGTCATGATCATTTGCCTTTTTCCATATCACATGTTTCGGATCTACTATATAAAGCATACCAATGACTGCTTTGACTATAATGAGATTTTTCTTGGTGTTACAGCCCTCAGCTGCTTAGATCTTTTATCATTTGCATTACAAACATATTTTCAGAAAGTGTGTCAACATATGACATGTTCATTAAAATGTCTGGGACTGTCTCTTCGTTGA